Genomic segment of Acidimicrobiales bacterium:
ACGGCCATCCGGGAGATCGGCTTCGGCGCCGTGCCCCTGCTCTGCGCCGCCGAGATCGCCGTACCCGGTTCCATGCCCAGCTGCATCCGGGTGCTGCTCCACGTCAACACGCCGAGGTCGCGCGACGAGATGCACCACGTCTATCTCCACGGCGCCCAAGGGCTCCGCGATGACCTCCCCGACTGAGA
This window contains:
- the aroH gene encoding chorismate mutase, with protein sequence MAPALTVRGLRGATTVDADTVAQVTERSQELMRELMARNELEEDDIISVLFTATADVTSTFPATAIREIGFGAVPLLCAAEIAVPGSMPSCIRVLLHVNTPRSRDEMHHVYLHGAQGLRDDLPD